A genomic region of Mycobacterium sp. Aquia_213 contains the following coding sequences:
- a CDS encoding 3'(2'),5'-bisphosphate nucleotidase CysQ has product MNDHALAARLATEAGQLLLGVREEFADADGSERKAAGDKRSHDFLMQALGAERPQDAVLSEEGADDPVRLRSERVWIVDPLDGTREFSELGRDDWAVHVALWQAGDLVAGAVALPAQGVTLATPDVAAPPAAPAKPRIVVSRTRPPAIALAVRDALDGTLVEMGSAGAKVASIVQGLSDVYVHAGGQFEWDSAAPVAVARAAGLHTSRIDGSALLYNQADPKLPDVVVCRPELAAAVLAVTG; this is encoded by the coding sequence ATGAACGACCACGCACTGGCCGCGCGCTTGGCCACCGAGGCGGGGCAGCTGCTGCTCGGGGTGCGGGAGGAATTCGCCGACGCCGACGGGAGCGAGCGGAAAGCCGCGGGGGACAAGCGATCCCACGATTTCCTGATGCAAGCGCTGGGCGCCGAGCGGCCCCAGGATGCGGTGCTTTCCGAGGAGGGCGCCGACGACCCGGTGCGGTTGCGCTCGGAGCGGGTGTGGATCGTCGACCCGCTGGACGGCACCCGGGAATTCTCCGAGCTCGGACGCGACGACTGGGCGGTGCACGTCGCGCTGTGGCAGGCCGGTGACCTGGTCGCCGGCGCCGTAGCGCTGCCGGCCCAGGGCGTCACGCTGGCAACCCCCGACGTCGCGGCGCCGCCCGCCGCGCCGGCCAAGCCGCGCATCGTCGTATCGCGCACCCGGCCACCGGCTATCGCGTTGGCGGTTCGCGACGCGTTGGACGGCACGCTGGTGGAAATGGGTTCTGCCGGAGCCAAAGTCGCGTCAATCGTGCAGGGCTTGTCGGATGTCTACGTCCATGCCGGCGGGCAATTTGAATGGGACTCGGCCGCCCCCGTGGCGGTAGCCCGTGCGGCCGGTTTGCACACCTCGCGCATCGACGGGTCGGCACTGCTATACAACCAGGCCGATCCGAAGTTGCCCGACGTGGTGGTGTGCCGCCCCGAGCTTGCGGCAGCGGTGCTGGCCGTCACGGGCTAA
- a CDS encoding metal-dependent hydrolase, producing MTDLEVRRPKFDFSDDVPWVWHPENPAFSFFMNATSIIAICFEQMIVAAVQEAKPQMTDADVAAEATAFLRQEAQHSSSHRKHVNALIKRYPGLQQTLDDAIACFDILTATRSLKFRLAYIADLEATFTPSFKLMLDNEATLFRPGDDRVASLFLWHFVEEVEHRSSALLIYDAVVGDNWYRIRALPGVVKHLLQVMSVIADGVNAHVPSSDRKVDARTLLPAYGAWENLKSKLPSGAGGPALPSAFATVPRKQILVAAGRVLLSQTPYHKPEHEPLPQFADQWFERWKRGEDVARWYTAVG from the coding sequence GTGACTGATCTCGAGGTACGACGGCCCAAGTTCGACTTCAGCGACGACGTGCCATGGGTTTGGCATCCCGAGAACCCCGCCTTTTCCTTCTTCATGAACGCCACATCGATCATCGCCATCTGTTTCGAGCAGATGATCGTGGCCGCGGTGCAGGAAGCCAAACCGCAGATGACCGACGCCGATGTGGCGGCAGAGGCGACCGCGTTCCTGCGTCAGGAGGCGCAGCACTCCAGCTCGCACCGCAAGCATGTCAACGCACTGATCAAGCGGTATCCGGGTCTGCAGCAGACCTTGGACGATGCGATAGCGTGCTTCGACATCCTCACCGCGACGAGATCACTGAAATTCCGGTTGGCCTACATCGCCGATCTGGAGGCCACCTTCACGCCCTCGTTCAAGCTGATGCTCGACAACGAGGCGACGCTGTTTCGTCCGGGAGACGATCGGGTGGCGTCACTTTTCTTGTGGCACTTCGTCGAAGAGGTCGAGCACCGCAGCTCGGCACTGCTGATCTATGACGCAGTGGTCGGCGACAACTGGTATCGCATCCGCGCTCTGCCCGGAGTGGTCAAGCATCTGCTGCAGGTCATGTCGGTCATCGCCGACGGTGTCAACGCGCACGTGCCGTCGAGCGATCGCAAGGTCGATGCGCGCACGCTGCTACCCGCCTATGGGGCATGGGAGAATCTCAAAAGCAAGCTGCCGTCGGGCGCGGGTGGCCCAGCGCTGCCATCGGCCTTCGCCACTGTGCCGCGCAAGCAGATACTCGTCGCGGCCGGGCGGGTGCTGTTGAGTCAAACCCCTTATCACAAACCGGAACACGAGCCGCTGCCGCAATTCGCCGATCAGTGGTTCGAGCGCTGGAAGCGCGGCGAGGACGTCGCCCGCTGGTACACCGCGGTCGGCTAG
- a CDS encoding sulfotransferase family protein, translating to MHITDLAKPTFSPEAQAIIDGMAAMADYCPLTADALHEQATAQTGLTDFGEQDYRERMAVLLEAFHELPRLTSFGRTYAFSLMLTFLKGRLRVIDHLKRHPEIFDVGIEAPLVIAGLPRTGTTHLHSLLAADPALRSLPYWEAQEPLPGPGEEGTVEPRRQRTGDALNISNTLMPYFTLMHEMTVDHIHEDIGLMVQDFSSGFFTTLTHLPRWSDYLSDHDQTPGYQFLRMMLQVLQHQDGYQRRWVLKSPQHLEQFIPILNVFPDATFIVTHRDPVDVAVSMATMMTYTMRMSVDEVDVNTVAEYWITRIDELLSACMRDHDRLPVDRTIDVRFDEFMADDLAMAQRVWDTAGYSPSEDSRKAVAQYMAGHERGRLGRVEYHPEDLGLDKDDLRRRFAPYVERFVKPAGASSA from the coding sequence ATCCACATCACCGATCTCGCCAAGCCGACATTTTCACCCGAAGCCCAGGCGATCATCGACGGCATGGCCGCGATGGCAGACTACTGTCCCCTGACTGCCGACGCCCTGCACGAACAGGCCACTGCGCAGACCGGTTTGACCGACTTCGGCGAGCAGGACTATCGCGAACGGATGGCGGTACTGCTCGAGGCGTTCCACGAGTTGCCGCGGCTGACCTCGTTCGGTCGTACCTATGCGTTCTCGCTGATGCTCACCTTCCTCAAGGGCAGGCTGCGGGTCATCGACCACCTCAAGCGACACCCCGAGATCTTCGACGTCGGCATTGAGGCGCCCTTGGTGATCGCCGGGCTGCCGCGCACCGGGACCACGCATCTGCACAGTTTGTTGGCGGCCGACCCTGCGCTGCGGTCACTTCCGTACTGGGAAGCCCAGGAACCACTGCCCGGGCCCGGCGAGGAAGGCACCGTCGAGCCGCGCCGCCAGCGCACCGGCGACGCCCTCAACATCTCCAACACGCTGATGCCGTACTTCACGCTGATGCACGAGATGACGGTCGATCACATCCACGAAGACATCGGGCTGATGGTCCAGGATTTTTCCAGCGGCTTCTTCACCACGCTCACCCATCTACCGCGCTGGTCCGACTATCTGAGCGACCACGATCAGACCCCCGGCTACCAGTTTCTGCGAATGATGCTGCAGGTGCTGCAACATCAAGACGGATACCAGCGCCGTTGGGTGCTGAAGTCGCCGCAGCATCTCGAGCAGTTCATCCCAATCCTCAACGTATTTCCCGACGCAACGTTCATCGTCACCCACCGCGACCCCGTCGACGTCGCGGTGTCGATGGCCACGATGATGACTTACACCATGCGGATGAGCGTGGACGAGGTCGACGTGAACACGGTGGCTGAATACTGGATCACCCGGATCGACGAGCTACTCAGCGCGTGCATGCGCGACCATGACCGGCTGCCGGTCGACCGCACCATCGATGTCCGCTTCGACGAGTTCATGGCCGACGACCTGGCGATGGCGCAGCGCGTCTGGGATACGGCCGGCTACTCACCGTCCGAGGATTCGAGAAAGGCCGTGGCGCAGTACATGGCCGGCCATGAGCGCGGCCGGTTGGGCCGCGTCGAGTACCACCCCGAGGACTTGGGACTCGACAAGGACGATCTGCGTCGGCGGTTCGCGCCGTATGTCGAGCGGTTCGTCAAGCCGGCTGGCGCGAGCTCGGCGTAG
- a CDS encoding DUF1214 domain-containing protein — MANPQSSDAWRELLTAFADFENLFLEGPKAVRGEVAVAEGYEFLATMLGLSLDVTLFADPVAPRFHDVLTPFRRDRRWGGDNTDAYYSYVVIDPRRTYRVSGTPNESVMYSVAVYNEPEPGAWPNRTIGVLYDEDMPLDEDGRFSCVLGPERPRDYDGPFIALDEDAHGVLTRDYHEDPAHSRRVDWSIDVIYHGELPVQPLKTDAGVAQSLRAALRYTQDMLAIVPLVLQERKLTELADGQNLSHNVFSPPYRAGAATHGYSMQNAVYSLGAYALEPGEALVIRSHHPKCRFWNLTLWNQYMAAPDLEYGRGGINSGTAVPNRDGSITIVISREELDHPNAISTKDHPEGLMSFRWFHADDLPEQPATEVVPVGEAPRVLS; from the coding sequence ATGGCCAATCCCCAAAGCTCAGATGCCTGGCGCGAACTGCTCACCGCCTTCGCGGATTTCGAGAATCTGTTCCTCGAAGGTCCCAAGGCGGTGCGCGGAGAGGTGGCCGTGGCCGAGGGCTATGAGTTCCTCGCCACGATGCTGGGTTTGTCGTTGGACGTGACGTTGTTCGCGGACCCGGTGGCACCCCGATTCCACGATGTGCTGACGCCGTTTCGCCGTGACCGTCGCTGGGGCGGGGACAACACCGACGCGTATTACAGCTACGTCGTGATCGACCCGCGGCGTACCTACCGCGTCAGCGGAACACCGAACGAGAGCGTGATGTACTCGGTCGCCGTGTACAACGAACCCGAACCCGGGGCCTGGCCCAATCGCACCATCGGCGTGCTCTACGACGAGGACATGCCACTCGACGAGGATGGGCGCTTCTCCTGCGTCTTGGGCCCCGAACGGCCGCGCGACTACGACGGGCCCTTTATCGCTCTCGACGAGGACGCGCATGGGGTGCTCACCCGGGATTACCACGAAGACCCCGCACACAGCCGACGCGTGGACTGGTCGATCGACGTCATCTACCACGGCGAGTTGCCCGTGCAGCCGCTGAAAACCGATGCGGGAGTGGCTCAGTCGTTGCGCGCGGCGCTGCGCTACACCCAGGACATGCTCGCGATCGTGCCGCTGGTGCTACAGGAGCGCAAGCTGACCGAACTCGCCGACGGGCAAAACCTCTCGCACAACGTTTTCTCCCCGCCCTACCGGGCCGGCGCCGCCACGCACGGCTACTCGATGCAAAACGCTGTCTACAGCTTGGGCGCATACGCCCTCGAGCCCGGCGAGGCGTTGGTGATCAGATCGCACCACCCGAAGTGCCGGTTCTGGAATCTGACGCTGTGGAACCAGTACATGGCAGCACCCGACCTCGAATATGGCCGTGGCGGTATCAATTCCGGCACCGCAGTCCCCAATAGGGACGGCAGCATCACCATAGTGATCAGCCGCGAGGAGCTCGACCACCCCAACGCCATCTCGACCAAGGATCACCCGGAAGGGTTGATGTCGTTCCGCTGGTTCCACGCCGACGATTTGCCCGAACAGCCGGCCACGGAGGTCGTCCCGGTCGGCGAGGCACCGCGCGTGCTGTCTTAG
- a CDS encoding TetR/AcrR family transcriptional regulator encodes MGRKGWGGAPPADDEEARKRIIDAALRSIERRGPQHTSMSVIAGDLGVTRPTVYRYFASLDELVTAASDVALGGWTARIADLTAGNGDPVELLVEAVAYLVEQLPKEPVLMMLLETDQSRLMSRQMVLGESIRRSRVILERTEIDWATLGYRGKDFDDLVEYLLRIIQSMVLVPPDPQRSAAELRTVLRHWIGPVVKTPPARKKR; translated from the coding sequence ATGGGTCGAAAAGGTTGGGGCGGAGCACCACCCGCTGACGATGAGGAAGCGCGCAAGCGCATCATCGATGCGGCGCTGCGCAGCATCGAGCGGCGGGGACCGCAACACACCAGCATGTCCGTGATCGCGGGCGACCTCGGCGTCACCCGTCCCACCGTCTACCGCTACTTCGCCTCCCTCGACGAGCTGGTGACGGCGGCAAGCGACGTCGCCCTCGGAGGCTGGACCGCCCGGATCGCCGATCTGACCGCGGGCAATGGTGACCCGGTCGAGCTACTTGTCGAGGCGGTCGCCTACCTCGTCGAGCAATTGCCCAAAGAGCCAGTGCTGATGATGTTGCTGGAAACCGATCAAAGCCGCCTGATGAGCCGGCAGATGGTCTTAGGCGAATCCATCCGGCGATCGCGTGTGATCCTGGAGCGCACCGAAATCGACTGGGCCACATTGGGTTATCGCGGCAAGGATTTCGACGATCTCGTCGAGTACCTGCTCCGCATCATCCAGTCGATGGTCCTGGTTCCGCCGGACCCGCAACGGTCGGCAGCGGAGTTGCGAACCGTGCTGCGGCATTGGATCGGGCCGGTGGTGAAGACTCCCCCGGCCCGCAAGAAGCGCTAA
- a CDS encoding amidohydrolase family protein encodes MGIDEAGGRAVPEWSPQASLETMAQLNVATAILSVSTPGTTMLSSPADAAALARDLNDYLADLVAAERDRFGFFATIPMPHLGQSVDEVVRSLDELHADGVVLLGNNAGTYLGQGGQDDLFAALDARSAVVFIHPGELPGPAVEGVPPFAADFLLDTTRAAFLLVRNEIRRKYPNIKFILSHAGGFVPYASHRMAVAIMGDTGRGLTDILDDFAGFYFDTALSSTAAALPSLLAFAKPGHVTFGSDWPFAPLVAGKLFAAGLETYPGLGADERGAIERTNALRLFPRLGTAAPPAADSAVDQVRHAVSRAVMRGVARLANAR; translated from the coding sequence ATGGGCATTGACGAAGCCGGTGGTCGGGCTGTCCCCGAATGGAGTCCGCAGGCGTCATTGGAGACGATGGCCCAACTCAATGTTGCGACAGCGATCCTGTCCGTCTCCACGCCGGGGACCACGATGCTGTCAAGCCCCGCCGACGCCGCCGCGCTGGCCCGTGACCTCAACGACTACCTCGCCGATCTGGTTGCGGCAGAACGCGATCGGTTCGGATTCTTCGCGACCATCCCAATGCCCCACCTCGGGCAGTCCGTCGACGAGGTCGTCAGGTCCCTCGACGAACTACACGCGGATGGGGTTGTGCTGCTGGGCAATAACGCGGGGACCTACCTTGGCCAAGGCGGCCAGGACGATCTCTTCGCCGCACTGGATGCGCGTTCGGCGGTGGTCTTCATCCACCCCGGCGAATTGCCGGGCCCCGCTGTGGAAGGCGTTCCGCCGTTCGCTGCCGACTTCCTGCTCGATACGACCCGCGCGGCGTTTCTGCTGGTCCGCAATGAGATACGCCGCAAGTACCCCAACATTAAGTTCATCCTGAGCCATGCGGGCGGATTCGTGCCCTACGCCTCGCACCGAATGGCCGTCGCGATCATGGGCGACACCGGACGCGGCCTGACCGACATCCTGGATGACTTCGCCGGCTTCTACTTCGACACCGCGTTGTCCTCGACCGCCGCGGCGCTGCCGAGCCTGCTCGCATTCGCCAAGCCCGGACATGTGACCTTCGGTTCCGACTGGCCATTCGCCCCGCTGGTCGCCGGAAAATTGTTCGCCGCCGGCCTGGAAACCTACCCCGGCCTCGGCGCCGACGAACGTGGGGCGATCGAGCGCACCAATGCGCTCCGGTTGTTCCCCCGGCTCGGCACAGCGGCGCCGCCGGCCGCCGACTCGGCGGTCGATCAGGTCCGCCACGCGGTCAGCAGAGCCGTGATGCGCGGTGTCGCGCGACTAGCCAACGCCCGGTGA
- a CDS encoding haloalkane dehalogenase: protein MDVLRTPDSRFENLEGYPFVANYIDVAASDSPPVRMHFLDEGPSDGPPIVLLHGEPTWSYLYRTMIPPLVDAGNRVLAPDLIGFGRSDKPSRVEDYTYLRHVEWVTAWFERLRLKEVTLFVQDWGSLIGLRIAAEQGERIARVVVANGFLPAAQRRPSPGFLAWRAFARYSPVLPAGRIVSAGTVRRVPPKVRAGYDAPFPDKTYQAGARAFPQLVPTSPDNPAVPANRAAWDALGRWEKPFLAVFGARDPILGQADRPLIKHVPGAAGQPHARIRASHFIQEDSGPELAERVLAWQKPLL from the coding sequence ATGGATGTGCTGCGAACCCCGGACTCCCGATTCGAAAACTTGGAAGGCTATCCGTTCGTAGCGAACTACATCGACGTGGCGGCAAGCGACTCTCCGCCGGTGCGCATGCACTTTCTGGATGAGGGACCATCGGATGGTCCGCCGATCGTGCTGCTGCACGGCGAGCCCACCTGGAGCTACCTGTACCGCACGATGATTCCGCCGCTGGTGGACGCCGGAAACCGGGTGCTCGCGCCCGACCTGATCGGCTTTGGCCGCTCCGACAAGCCCAGCCGGGTCGAGGATTACACCTACTTGCGGCACGTCGAGTGGGTGACGGCGTGGTTCGAGCGCCTCCGGCTGAAGGAAGTGACGCTGTTCGTCCAGGACTGGGGATCGCTGATCGGACTGCGCATCGCCGCCGAGCAAGGCGAACGCATCGCGCGCGTGGTGGTGGCAAACGGCTTTCTGCCCGCTGCCCAACGGCGACCCTCCCCGGGGTTCTTGGCCTGGCGTGCCTTTGCCCGCTACTCCCCCGTGCTGCCCGCCGGGCGCATCGTGTCCGCCGGCACCGTCCGCAGGGTTCCGCCGAAGGTGCGGGCCGGCTATGACGCCCCCTTTCCGGACAAGACGTATCAGGCCGGGGCCCGGGCATTTCCGCAGTTGGTGCCTACTTCCCCCGACAACCCGGCCGTTCCGGCCAATCGAGCGGCCTGGGACGCCCTGGGCCGATGGGAGAAACCCTTCCTCGCCGTCTTCGGAGCTCGTGACCCGATCCTGGGTCAGGCCGACCGTCCGCTGATCAAGCACGTCCCCGGTGCGGCGGGCCAGCCGCACGCGCGCATCAGGGCCAGTCACTTCATCCAGGAAGACAGCGGACCGGAGCTGGCCGAACGCGTCCTCGCCTGGCAGAAGCCCCTGCTATGA
- a CDS encoding DUF2652 domain-containing protein yields MAIRRAVLLIADIGGYTQYMNWNRMHLAHAQQTVAQLLESVIDAGKGLKLAKLEGDAAFFWAPDGNANVLVPDRLWRMHQSFLARRQRIKVDIACECASCDQLDSLSLKFVAHEGEVAEQKVKRHVELAGVDVILVHRMLKNQVPVPEYVLMTDAVAARLDESIRGLSMPLTHDFEGIGETSTYYIDLATAEAPPAPPRRGFFGRLGQTAKFELDSVPFLLGLKKPAEGFRNLGRGAEEIPA; encoded by the coding sequence ATGGCCATCCGTCGCGCCGTTCTGCTGATTGCCGATATCGGCGGCTACACGCAGTACATGAATTGGAACCGGATGCACCTCGCGCACGCCCAGCAGACGGTCGCGCAACTGCTCGAATCGGTCATCGACGCAGGCAAAGGCCTGAAGTTGGCGAAGTTGGAGGGCGACGCCGCATTCTTCTGGGCGCCGGACGGTAACGCCAATGTGCTGGTGCCCGATCGGCTCTGGCGCATGCACCAATCGTTCCTTGCCCGGCGGCAGCGGATCAAAGTCGACATCGCCTGCGAGTGTGCGAGCTGCGACCAGCTCGACAGCCTGTCGCTGAAGTTCGTCGCGCACGAAGGCGAGGTCGCTGAGCAAAAGGTCAAACGCCACGTCGAACTGGCCGGCGTCGACGTCATCCTCGTGCACCGGATGCTGAAAAACCAGGTACCAGTGCCGGAATACGTGCTGATGACCGATGCGGTGGCCGCGCGCCTCGATGAGTCGATACGTGGGCTTTCGATGCCGCTCACGCACGATTTCGAGGGCATCGGCGAAACGTCGACGTATTACATCGACCTCGCCACGGCGGAGGCGCCACCGGCGCCGCCACGACGCGGCTTCTTTGGCCGGCTGGGGCAGACGGCGAAGTTCGAGTTGGATTCGGTGCCGTTCCTGCTGGGTCTGAAGAAACCCGCCGAGGGCTTCCGCAACCTGGGCCGCGGCGCCGAGGAAATCCCCGCCTAG